Proteins encoded within one genomic window of Mesorhizobium sp. AR10:
- a CDS encoding hydantoinase/oxoprolinase family protein, which translates to MKENFSAQTHDSLGNVVAGIDVGGTFTDLLLIDGRDGGRVHIAKTPTTVDNQAFGVVSALGATGFPIDGIDLIVHGTTTTTNAVLERRLAKTGMITTRGFRDVIELGRRTRPQAYGMTGTFVPIIPRNLRLEVSERVEASGAVRVPLDEPEMRAAVRTLIGAGCESLVIHFLHSYANPAHERRAAEIAAELWPNGYITSGHALLSEAREFERGVTASVNASVQPILERYVERLRRELASKGYARDFLIMNGNGGMISARFVTRESAKTVMSGPASGVIAAAYTGKRAGFENLVTYDMGGTSTDVALIRNAEPAVSNEIEIEYAMPIHVPMVAVHTVGAGGGSIARVDAAGLIQIGPESAGANPGPICYGRGGDEPTITDANLVLGRLAPKKLLAVENPVTVERVTGIFEDRIGKATGLSGVEAAGAVLRLGNMKMAGAIRMVSVSRGHDPRDFALFAFGGAGPLHATALARELGLPKVLVPARPGITNALGCVVADLRHDFVNTVNQPVGTIDESKLHEVLERHRNEGEELIGKEAVKPETIRVTHSADMQFVGQTHIINVPLPSSSVTREMLQQLFEKAYFARFKVELPEIRANLVNLNTSVTGVRPAIDLSRLIDPAGRAKTLDEARREIRPVWYGGRWHATPVYAREKLPLDAIIVGPAILEQMDATTVLEPGDRARSDADGNIIIDIGED; encoded by the coding sequence ATGAAAGAGAATTTTTCGGCGCAGACGCACGATTCCCTGGGCAACGTCGTCGCCGGCATCGATGTCGGCGGGACCTTTACCGACCTGCTTCTGATTGACGGCCGCGACGGTGGCCGGGTGCATATCGCCAAGACCCCGACCACGGTCGACAACCAGGCATTCGGGGTCGTTTCGGCGCTTGGCGCCACCGGATTCCCGATCGACGGCATCGACCTCATCGTGCACGGCACGACCACCACCACCAACGCAGTGCTCGAGCGCAGATTGGCGAAGACCGGCATGATCACCACGCGCGGCTTTCGCGACGTGATCGAGCTTGGCCGGCGAACACGCCCGCAGGCCTATGGCATGACGGGCACATTCGTTCCGATCATTCCGCGCAATCTGCGGCTCGAAGTGTCGGAGCGCGTCGAAGCCTCTGGCGCGGTTCGCGTTCCGCTCGACGAACCCGAGATGCGCGCCGCCGTGAGGACGCTGATCGGGGCCGGATGCGAATCCCTGGTCATCCATTTTCTGCACTCCTATGCCAATCCGGCGCATGAGCGTCGCGCCGCTGAAATCGCCGCCGAGCTCTGGCCGAACGGCTACATCACGTCAGGACATGCGCTGTTGTCGGAAGCGCGCGAGTTCGAGCGCGGCGTCACCGCTTCGGTCAACGCTTCGGTGCAGCCGATCCTCGAACGTTATGTCGAGCGGTTGCGAAGGGAATTGGCATCAAAAGGCTATGCCCGTGACTTCCTGATCATGAACGGCAATGGCGGCATGATCTCGGCCCGCTTTGTCACCCGCGAATCGGCCAAGACCGTGATGTCGGGGCCAGCCTCCGGCGTCATTGCCGCCGCCTATACGGGGAAACGCGCCGGTTTTGAAAACCTGGTCACCTACGACATGGGCGGCACTTCGACCGACGTGGCGCTGATCCGCAATGCGGAGCCGGCGGTGTCGAACGAGATCGAGATCGAATATGCGATGCCGATCCATGTGCCGATGGTGGCGGTGCACACGGTCGGCGCCGGCGGCGGCTCGATCGCCCGCGTCGATGCGGCCGGGTTGATCCAGATTGGTCCGGAAAGTGCCGGCGCCAATCCAGGCCCGATCTGCTACGGACGCGGCGGCGACGAGCCGACCATCACCGACGCCAATCTGGTGCTGGGACGGCTGGCGCCGAAAAAGCTGCTTGCGGTCGAAAATCCTGTCACCGTCGAACGCGTCACCGGCATCTTCGAGGACAGAATAGGCAAGGCGACCGGTCTGTCCGGCGTCGAGGCCGCAGGTGCGGTGCTGCGTCTCGGCAACATGAAGATGGCCGGCGCTATCCGCATGGTGTCGGTGTCGCGCGGCCACGACCCGCGCGATTTCGCATTGTTTGCCTTTGGCGGCGCCGGGCCGCTGCATGCGACCGCATTGGCGCGCGAACTCGGCCTGCCGAAAGTGCTGGTGCCGGCACGGCCGGGCATCACCAATGCGCTTGGCTGCGTCGTCGCCGACCTGCGCCACGATTTCGTCAACACGGTCAACCAACCGGTGGGGACGATCGACGAATCCAAGCTTCACGAGGTATTGGAACGGCACCGAAACGAAGGTGAAGAGCTGATCGGCAAGGAAGCGGTGAAGCCGGAGACGATCCGCGTCACCCACTCCGCCGACATGCAGTTTGTCGGCCAGACCCACATCATCAACGTGCCGCTGCCATCGTCGTCGGTGACGCGTGAAATGCTGCAGCAACTGTTCGAAAAAGCCTATTTCGCCCGCTTCAAGGTTGAGCTGCCGGAAATCCGTGCCAATCTTGTCAATCTCAACACCTCGGTGACCGGTGTCAGGCCGGCAATCGATCTTTCGCGGCTGATCGACCCGGCGGGCCGCGCAAAAACGCTCGACGAGGCACGACGCGAGATCCGGCCGGTCTGGTATGGCGGACGCTGGCACGCTACGCCGGTCTACGCACGCGAAAAGCTGCCGCTCGACGCCATCATCGTCGGGCCGGCGATCCTCGAACAGATGGACGCGACCACTGTGCTCGAACCCGGGGACCGGGCGCGGTCGGATGCCGACGGGAACATCATCATCGACATCGGCGAGGACTGA
- a CDS encoding SDR family oxidoreductase produces MADLAGKIVVVTAAAQGIGRASALAFAKAGAVVHATDINEALLAELAKTSGIKTRKLDVLNDEAVAAGFAEIGAVDVLFNCAGFVHSGSILEMKDADLDFAFNLNVRAMIRTIRAVLPGMLERGDGSIINMSSVAGAGKGVPNRFAYGVTKAAVIGLTKAIAADYVGKGIRCNAICPGTVESPSLQDRMHAQGDYEAARAAFIARQPMGRLGTPEEIADLAVYLAGATYTSGQAYNIDGGWSI; encoded by the coding sequence ATGGCGGATCTGGCAGGCAAGATCGTTGTCGTCACGGCGGCGGCGCAAGGCATCGGCCGGGCGAGCGCGCTGGCTTTCGCCAAGGCGGGTGCCGTCGTCCATGCCACCGACATCAACGAAGCGCTTCTCGCCGAGCTCGCCAAGACATCCGGCATCAAGACCCGCAAGCTCGATGTGCTGAACGATGAGGCGGTGGCGGCCGGCTTTGCCGAGATCGGCGCCGTCGACGTGCTGTTCAACTGCGCCGGCTTCGTCCATTCTGGCTCGATCCTCGAGATGAAGGACGCCGATCTCGACTTCGCCTTCAACCTCAATGTGCGCGCCATGATCCGCACCATTCGCGCCGTGCTGCCCGGCATGCTGGAGCGTGGCGACGGGTCGATCATCAACATGTCTTCCGTTGCCGGCGCGGGCAAGGGCGTGCCCAACCGTTTCGCCTATGGTGTCACCAAGGCGGCAGTCATTGGCCTGACCAAAGCGATCGCCGCCGACTATGTCGGCAAGGGCATTCGCTGCAACGCCATCTGCCCGGGCACGGTCGAAAGCCCGTCGCTCCAAGACCGCATGCATGCGCAGGGTGATTACGAAGCCGCCCGCGCCGCCTTCATCGCCCGCCAACCGATGGGCCGTCTCGGCACGCCCGAGGAAATCGCCGATCTCGCCGTCTATCTGGCCGGCGCCACCTACACGTCCGGACAGGCCTATAATATCGACGGCGGCTGGTCGATCTAA
- a CDS encoding fumarylacetoacetate hydrolase family protein yields MKLLRYGEIGSERPGLLDADGTIRDLSAHVADIAGKALDPASLAALAKLDAKSLPAVPGKPRLGACVVGTGKFICIGLNYSDHAAETGATVPPEPIIFMKASSAIVGPDDDVLIPRGSVKTDWEVELAVVIGKTAKYVTEAEALDYVAGYCVAHDVSERAFQAERQGQWTKGKSCDTFGPIGPWLVTKDEVKDPQNIKMWLTVNGKTMQNGSTKTMVYGVAYLVSYLSQFMSLHPGDIISTGTPPGVGLGMKPPVFLRAGDVVELGIEGLGQQKQTFKADV; encoded by the coding sequence ATGAAACTGCTGCGCTATGGCGAGATTGGGAGCGAACGTCCCGGCCTGCTCGATGCGGATGGAACGATCCGCGACCTCTCGGCTCATGTCGCCGACATTGCCGGCAAGGCGCTCGATCCGGCATCGCTCGCCGCACTGGCGAAGCTCGATGCGAAATCGCTGCCGGCGGTTCCCGGCAAGCCGCGCCTCGGCGCCTGCGTTGTCGGCACCGGCAAATTCATCTGCATCGGCCTGAACTATTCCGACCACGCCGCCGAAACCGGCGCCACTGTGCCGCCGGAGCCCATCATCTTCATGAAGGCGAGCTCGGCCATCGTCGGCCCGGACGACGACGTGCTGATCCCGCGCGGCTCGGTGAAGACCGACTGGGAAGTCGAGCTTGCCGTGGTCATCGGCAAGACCGCGAAATACGTCACCGAGGCCGAGGCGCTGGACTACGTCGCCGGCTACTGTGTGGCGCATGACGTTTCCGAGCGCGCCTTCCAGGCCGAGCGCCAGGGTCAGTGGACCAAGGGCAAGTCCTGCGACACGTTCGGGCCGATCGGCCCGTGGCTGGTGACCAAGGACGAGGTCAAGGACCCGCAGAACATCAAGATGTGGCTGACGGTCAACGGCAAGACGATGCAGAACGGCTCGACCAAGACCATGGTCTATGGCGTCGCCTATCTGGTTTCCTATCTCAGCCAGTTCATGTCGCTGCACCCCGGCGACATCATCTCCACCGGCACGCCGCCCGGCGTCGGCCTCGGCATGAAGCCGCCGGTGTTCCTCAGGGCTGGCGATGTTGTCGAACTCGGCATCGAGGGCCTCGGCCAGCAGAAACAGACGTTCAAGGCGGACGTGTAG
- the deoC gene encoding deoxyribose-phosphate aldolase, whose amino-acid sequence MSSTIREAGLGAGASKVTPLPARAAANTPVPLDHRIARNPGMKLDLGFVESVRSVNRSALERRVASLTKRRSIKADNQAAWLLRAVACMDLTTLNSNDTDERVRRLCAKAVNPFRRDIVEGLGISDEKIRPAAVCVYHPFVATAVDALRGTGIHVAAVSTAFPHGLAPLSTRLQEIEASVKDGADEIDVVIPRGLVFGAKWRELYNEIVSMRAACGDAHLKVILGTGDLATLRNVMLASMVAMMAGADFIKTSTGKESVNATLPVGLAMVRAIRAYFEETGYLIGFKPAGGISTAKASLDWLVLMKEELGRPWLEPDLFRFGASSLLTDIERQLEHHLTGHYSANHRHAMA is encoded by the coding sequence ATGAGCAGCACAATCCGCGAAGCCGGTCTCGGTGCTGGCGCGTCCAAGGTCACGCCGCTGCCGGCGCGGGCCGCCGCCAATACTCCCGTCCCGCTGGACCATCGCATCGCCCGCAACCCCGGCATGAAGCTCGACCTGGGCTTTGTGGAATCGGTGCGCAGCGTCAATCGCTCGGCGCTGGAGCGCCGTGTCGCCAGCCTGACCAAGCGGCGCTCGATCAAGGCCGACAACCAGGCAGCCTGGCTGCTGCGCGCCGTCGCCTGCATGGACCTGACCACGCTGAATTCGAACGACACCGACGAGCGCGTGCGCCGGCTCTGCGCCAAGGCGGTCAATCCGTTCCGCCGCGACATCGTCGAAGGCCTCGGCATATCAGATGAAAAGATTCGACCGGCGGCGGTCTGCGTCTACCATCCCTTCGTCGCCACCGCCGTCGATGCGCTGCGCGGCACCGGCATTCATGTCGCGGCCGTTTCCACCGCCTTCCCGCACGGCCTTGCCCCGCTGTCGACCCGCCTGCAGGAGATCGAAGCCTCGGTCAAGGACGGCGCCGACGAGATCGACGTCGTCATTCCGCGCGGCCTGGTGTTCGGCGCAAAGTGGCGAGAGCTCTACAATGAGATCGTCTCGATGCGCGCCGCCTGCGGTGACGCGCATCTCAAGGTCATCCTCGGTACCGGCGACCTCGCCACGCTGCGCAACGTCATGCTCGCCTCCATGGTGGCGATGATGGCGGGTGCGGATTTCATCAAGACCTCGACCGGCAAGGAAAGCGTCAACGCGACGCTGCCGGTCGGCCTTGCCATGGTGCGCGCCATCCGCGCCTATTTCGAGGAGACCGGCTATCTCATCGGCTTCAAGCCGGCCGGCGGCATTTCCACCGCCAAGGCTTCGCTCGACTGGCTGGTGCTGATGAAGGAAGAGCTTGGCAGGCCGTGGCTGGAGCCCGATCTGTTCCGCTTCGGTGCGTCCAGCCTTCTGACCGACATTGAGCGGCAGCTCGAGCATCATTTGACCGGCCACTACTCGGCCAATCATCGTCACGCGATGGCATGA
- a CDS encoding ferredoxin--NADP reductase — MNTTSAFNTAAARPLQFPIPANVYAETVVSVKHYTDRLFSFRITRPQSLRFRSGEFVMIGLPNAEKPVFRAYSIASPSWDDELEFFSIKVPDGPLTSELQKIEVGDTVIMRQKSTGTLVVDALTPAKRLFMISTGTGIAPFASLLRDPDTYEKFDQVILTHTCRDTAELTYGQDLVAALENDPLIGELTGGRVTLYNSTTREESGRMGRITALIGSGKFYEDLGIDKLNPETDRIMICGSMHMLKDVKELAESLGFQEGSLHHPASFVVERAFVG; from the coding sequence ATGAACACCACATCCGCGTTCAACACCGCCGCCGCCCGGCCGCTGCAATTCCCGATTCCGGCCAATGTCTATGCCGAGACCGTCGTTTCGGTGAAGCACTACACCGACCGGCTGTTTTCATTCCGCATCACCCGGCCGCAGTCGCTGCGTTTCCGCTCCGGCGAATTCGTCATGATCGGTCTGCCCAATGCCGAGAAGCCGGTGTTCCGCGCCTATTCGATCGCCAGCCCGTCCTGGGACGATGAACTGGAATTCTTCTCGATCAAGGTGCCGGACGGTCCGCTGACCTCGGAACTGCAGAAGATCGAGGTCGGCGACACCGTCATCATGCGCCAGAAGTCGACCGGCACTTTGGTGGTCGACGCGCTGACCCCCGCAAAACGCCTGTTCATGATCTCGACCGGCACCGGCATCGCACCCTTTGCCAGCTTGCTGCGTGATCCCGATACCTATGAGAAGTTCGACCAGGTGATCCTGACCCACACTTGCCGCGATACCGCCGAGCTTACCTACGGCCAGGACCTGGTGGCGGCGCTCGAAAACGATCCGCTGATTGGCGAACTGACCGGCGGCCGCGTCACCCTCTACAATTCGACGACGCGCGAAGAGTCCGGGCGCATGGGCCGCATCACCGCGCTGATCGGCTCCGGCAAGTTCTATGAAGATCTTGGCATCGACAAGCTCAACCCGGAGACCGACCGCATCATGATCTGCGGCTCGATGCACATGCTCAAGGACGTCAAGGAACTGGCTGAAAGCCTCGGCTTCCAGGAAGGTTCGCTGCATCATCCGGCGAGCTTCGTCGTCGAGCGCGCCTTCGTCGGCTGA
- a CDS encoding aldehyde dehydrogenase family protein, which translates to MNILERYHAMEYGPAPEARNEADAWLAARDFGKALFIGGEWKAAAGGKTFDTSEPSSGKLLAKVSDAGVADVDAAVSAATKALAKWSARSGYSRAKVLYAIGRAMQRHQRLFAVLESIDNGKPIRESRDIDVPLAIRHFIHHAGWAQALDKDFPDHKGVGVVGQIIPWNFPLLMLAWKIAPALAAGCTVVLKPAEFTPLTAILFAEICERSGVPKGVVNIVQGGPEAGVAIVNHPGIQKIAFTGSSEVGKIIRKATAGSGKKLSLELGGKSAFVVFEDADLDSAVEGLVDGIWFNQGQVCCAGSRLLVQEGIADAFIAKVKTRMSRLRVGSPLDKNTDIGPLVDLTQLDRVKGLVAEGAKQGAVCWQPDVALPSSGYYHLPTLATGVAPANILAQEEVFGPVLATMTFRNTEEAIELANNTRYGLAASVWSENVNLALHVAPQLKAGVVWVNGTNMFDAACGFGGYRESGFGREGGREGMFEYLLAKLPLGPVIKPATASAQAIEQTEGDAIDRTAKLFIGGKQVRPDGNYSLAIATAKGKLAGEVGLGSRKDIRDAVAAARACKAWPEATAYNRSQVLYYLAENLSGRADEFAARLTELTGAAIKAAREEVELSIERLFLYAGLADKFEGRVHQPPARAVTLALHEPVGVVGIVAPDNAPLLGLISLVAPALAMGNTVIAVPSEKYPLLATDLYQVIEYSDVPDGAINIVTGRTAELTGVLAKHDDVDGLWVFADAETCAKAEADSIGNLKRVWTGQGRSLDWASGDASGDAFLRRAVEVKNVWVPYGD; encoded by the coding sequence ATGAACATTCTCGAACGCTATCACGCCATGGAGTACGGCCCGGCCCCGGAAGCCCGCAACGAGGCCGATGCATGGCTCGCCGCACGCGATTTCGGCAAGGCGCTGTTCATCGGCGGCGAGTGGAAGGCGGCCGCAGGCGGCAAGACCTTCGACACCAGCGAGCCCTCTTCGGGAAAATTGCTGGCAAAAGTGTCGGACGCCGGTGTCGCGGATGTTGACGCCGCGGTTTCCGCCGCCACCAAGGCGCTGGCGAAATGGAGCGCCAGATCAGGCTACAGCCGAGCCAAAGTGCTCTACGCCATCGGCCGCGCCATGCAGCGCCACCAGCGCCTGTTTGCGGTGCTGGAGTCGATCGACAACGGCAAGCCGATCCGCGAAAGCCGCGACATCGACGTGCCGCTGGCCATCCGCCATTTCATCCACCACGCCGGCTGGGCGCAGGCGTTGGACAAGGACTTTCCTGACCATAAGGGCGTCGGTGTCGTCGGTCAGATCATTCCGTGGAACTTCCCGCTGCTGATGCTGGCCTGGAAGATTGCGCCCGCACTCGCCGCAGGCTGCACCGTGGTGCTGAAGCCGGCCGAGTTTACGCCGCTCACCGCCATCCTGTTCGCCGAGATCTGCGAACGATCAGGTGTGCCGAAGGGCGTCGTCAACATCGTCCAGGGCGGGCCTGAGGCGGGCGTCGCCATCGTCAACCATCCCGGCATCCAGAAGATCGCCTTCACCGGCTCGTCCGAGGTCGGCAAGATCATCAGGAAAGCCACCGCCGGCTCGGGCAAGAAACTGTCGTTGGAGCTTGGCGGCAAGTCGGCCTTCGTCGTCTTCGAGGATGCCGATCTCGACAGTGCCGTCGAGGGGTTGGTCGACGGCATCTGGTTCAATCAGGGCCAGGTCTGCTGCGCCGGCTCGCGCCTGCTGGTGCAGGAAGGCATCGCCGATGCCTTCATCGCCAAGGTCAAGACGCGGATGAGCCGGCTACGCGTCGGCAGCCCGCTCGACAAGAACACCGATATCGGCCCGCTGGTCGACTTGACCCAGCTCGATCGCGTCAAGGGTTTGGTGGCCGAAGGCGCCAAGCAGGGCGCCGTCTGCTGGCAGCCGGATGTGGCGCTGCCGTCGTCCGGCTATTACCATTTGCCGACTCTGGCCACGGGTGTTGCGCCGGCTAACATCCTGGCGCAGGAAGAGGTGTTCGGCCCGGTGCTGGCCACCATGACCTTCCGCAACACCGAGGAAGCGATCGAGCTCGCCAACAACACGCGCTACGGCCTGGCCGCTTCGGTGTGGAGCGAAAACGTCAATCTCGCCCTCCACGTCGCGCCGCAATTGAAGGCCGGCGTCGTTTGGGTCAACGGCACCAACATGTTCGACGCCGCCTGCGGCTTTGGCGGCTACCGCGAAAGCGGTTTCGGCCGTGAAGGTGGGCGCGAAGGCATGTTCGAATATCTCTTAGCGAAACTGCCGCTCGGCCCGGTCATCAAGCCGGCAACGGCTTCGGCCCAGGCGATCGAGCAGACGGAAGGCGATGCCATCGACCGCACGGCAAAGCTGTTCATCGGCGGCAAGCAGGTCAGGCCCGACGGCAATTACTCGCTGGCGATTGCCACCGCCAAGGGCAAGCTTGCCGGCGAGGTCGGTCTCGGCAGCCGCAAGGATATTCGTGACGCCGTCGCCGCCGCGCGCGCCTGCAAGGCCTGGCCGGAGGCGACCGCCTACAACCGCAGCCAGGTGCTTTACTATCTGGCCGAAAACCTGTCCGGCCGTGCTGACGAATTTGCCGCGCGTCTCACAGAGCTCACCGGCGCCGCCATCAAGGCCGCGCGCGAAGAAGTCGAATTGTCGATCGAGCGGCTGTTCCTCTATGCCGGCCTGGCCGACAAGTTCGAGGGCAGGGTTCACCAGCCGCCGGCCCGCGCCGTCACGCTGGCTCTGCATGAGCCGGTCGGCGTCGTCGGCATCGTCGCGCCGGACAACGCGCCCTTGCTTGGCCTGATCTCACTGGTCGCGCCGGCGCTTGCCATGGGCAACACCGTCATTGCGGTGCCTTCGGAAAAATATCCGCTGCTTGCCACCGATCTCTACCAGGTCATCGAATATTCCGACGTTCCGGACGGCGCCATCAACATCGTCACCGGCCGCACCGCCGAGCTCACCGGCGTGCTGGCCAAGCACGACGATGTCGACGGGCTCTGGGTGTTCGCCGATGCCGAAACCTGCGCCAAGGCCGAAGCCGACTCGATCGGCAACCTCAAGCGTGTCTGGACCGGCCAGGGCCGCAGCCTCGACTGGGCGTCGGGTGACGCCTCAGGTGATGCGTTCCTGCGCCGTGCCGTCGAGGTCAAGAACGTCTGGGTGCCCTACGGCGATTGA